A single region of the Malus sylvestris chromosome 8, drMalSylv7.2, whole genome shotgun sequence genome encodes:
- the LOC126631778 gene encoding UDP-galactose transporter 1-like, whose amino-acid sequence MEESWLCQWSVIRSLLAILQWWGFNVTVIVMNKWIFQKLDFKFPLTVSCIHFICSAIGAYIVIKVLKLKPLITVDPEDRWRRIFPMSFVFCINIVLGNVSLRYIPVSFMQTIKSFTPATTVVLQWLVWRKYFDWRIWCSLIPIVGGILLTSATELSFNMFGFCAALFGCLATSTKTILAESLLHGYKFDSINTVYYMAPFATMILAVPAMLLEGNGVIEWLHTHQTLVPSLVIIFSSGVLAFCLNFSIFYVIHSTTAVTFNVAGNLKVAVAVLVSWMIFKNPIPALNAVGCGITLLGCTFYGYVRHLISQQLPGTPRTPRTPRGRMELLPLVNDKLDDKV is encoded by the exons ATGGAGGAGTCTTGGCTGTGCCAGTGGAGCGTCATTAGATCTCTCCTCGCAATTCTTCAGTGGTGGGGTTTTAATGTCACCGTAATTGTCATGAACAAGTGGATCTTTCAG AAACTGGATTTTAAGTTTCCCCTAACGGTGTCATGCATTCATTTCATATGCTCGGCCATTGGAGCATACATCGTAATCAAGGTTTTGAAACTTAAACCACTAATAACAGTTGACCCTGAAGATCGCTGGAGAAGAATATTTCCCATGTCATTTGTGTTCTGTATTAACATAGTGTTGGGCAATGTGAGCTTACGTTACATTCCAGTTTCCTTTATGCAGACTATAAAGTCGTTCACTCCTGCAACCACAG TTGTTTTGCAGTGGCTGGTATGGAGAAAGTACTTTGATTGGAGAATTTGGTGTTCTTTGATACCCATTGTTGGAGGAATTCTACTTACCTCTGCTACAGAGCTTAGTTTCAATATGTTTGGATTTTGTGCTGCCTTATTTGGTTGTCTCGCTACTTCCACAAAGACCATCCTTGCGGAATCTCTTTTGCATGGATACAAATTTGACAG CATAAACACGGTGTACTACATGGCACCTTTTGCGACTATGATCTTGGCTGTACCTGCAATGCTACTCGAAGGTAATGGGGTTATTGAATGGCTTCACACCCATCAGACTCTTGTTCCATCCCTCGTCATCATTTTCAGCTCCGGGGTATTGGCGTTTTGTCTCAACTTCTCCATATTTTACGTGATTCATTCTACAACTGCTGTAACATTCAATGTTGCTGGAAACCTCAAG gtAGCTGTTGCCGTCCTTGTGTCATGGATGATATTCAAAAACCCAATTCCAGCTTTGAACGCCGTTGGTTGTGGAATAACGCTTTTGGGATGTACATTCTATGGGTACGTGAGGCACCTGATCTCCCAACAGCTGCCTGGAACTCCTCGAACGCCACGGACTCCACGGGGTCGTATGGAGCTGCTTCCCCTCGTAAATGATAAATTAGATGACAAGGTCTAG